One window from the genome of Paraconexibacter algicola encodes:
- a CDS encoding lipid-transfer protein: protein MSNRTYVIGVGMTTFSKPGTKEGDYPDWAVEAGSAALADAGIGYDAVQEAYVGYCYGDSTAGQRAVYGLGLTGIPVVNVNNNCSTGSSALYLARRAVRAGLAECALALGFEKMEKGSLGMKYPDRTNPMDKHVMALGELREWEQAPFAPQMFGMAGREHMELYGSKPEHFAWIGWKNHKHSVNNPYAQFQTEYTLQEIKDAPEIYAPLTKLQCSPTSDGAGAAIIASERFVDEHDLWDRAVELAGQALVTDVPDTFSSRSARTLVGADMSRKAATAALQEAQVDIADVDVIELHDCFSANELVTYEALGLAAEGEGHTLVESEATTYGGAGPVVNPSGGLISKGHPLGATGLAQCAELTWQLRGQADQRQVEGATVALQHNIGLGGAAVVSLYTKAA from the coding sequence ATGAGCAACCGCACGTACGTCATCGGCGTCGGCATGACCACGTTCTCCAAGCCCGGCACGAAGGAGGGGGACTACCCCGACTGGGCCGTCGAGGCGGGCAGCGCCGCCCTCGCCGACGCTGGCATCGGCTACGACGCCGTGCAGGAGGCCTACGTCGGCTACTGCTACGGCGACTCGACCGCCGGCCAGCGGGCCGTGTACGGCCTCGGGCTCACCGGCATCCCGGTGGTCAACGTCAACAACAACTGCTCGACCGGCTCCAGTGCCCTGTACCTCGCGCGCCGCGCGGTCCGCGCCGGCCTCGCCGAGTGCGCGCTCGCGCTCGGCTTCGAGAAGATGGAGAAGGGCTCGCTCGGGATGAAGTACCCCGACCGGACCAACCCGATGGACAAGCACGTCATGGCCCTCGGCGAGCTGCGCGAGTGGGAGCAGGCGCCCTTCGCCCCGCAGATGTTCGGCATGGCCGGGCGCGAGCACATGGAGCTCTACGGCTCCAAGCCCGAGCACTTCGCCTGGATCGGCTGGAAGAACCACAAGCACTCGGTCAACAACCCCTACGCGCAGTTCCAGACCGAGTACACGCTGCAGGAGATCAAGGACGCGCCCGAGATCTACGCGCCGCTGACGAAGCTGCAGTGCTCCCCGACCTCCGACGGCGCGGGTGCGGCGATCATCGCCTCCGAGCGGTTCGTCGACGAGCACGACCTCTGGGACCGCGCCGTGGAGCTCGCCGGCCAGGCGCTCGTCACCGACGTGCCCGACACCTTCAGCTCGCGTTCCGCGCGCACGCTCGTCGGCGCCGACATGAGCCGCAAGGCCGCGACCGCCGCGCTGCAGGAGGCGCAGGTCGACATCGCCGACGTCGACGTCATCGAGCTGCACGACTGCTTTAGCGCCAACGAGCTCGTGACCTACGAGGCGCTCGGCCTCGCCGCCGAGGGCGAGGGCCACACGCTCGTGGAGTCCGAGGCGACCACCTACGGCGGGGCCGGCCCCGTCGTCAACCCCTCCGGCGGCCTCATCTCCAAGGGCCACCCGCTCGGCGCGACGGGCCTCGCCCAGTGCGCCGAGCTGACCTGGCAGCTCCGCGGCCAGGCGGACCAGCGACAGGTCGAGGGCGCCACCGTCGCCCTCCAGCACAACATCGGCCTCGGCGGCGCCGCCGTGGTCTCCCTCTACACGAAGGCAGCATGA
- a CDS encoding acyl-CoA synthetase, with the protein MAAVTDLLARVPAPAARVATRIGNELFYANRLREVGMLHPQPPHKTAKAVSCYLRYGLLGGSIAAVAQRVPDAIAIRDERGEMTYAELDAASNALANHFRERGLGPGDGVALLARNHRGFVIALFAGAKAGVRLVLLNTDFAGPQIREVAGREGTDLLIHDDEYSAFLEGLEPRAGRLRAWTDEPADDTIDAVVARSSTAPPPRVGAAAKLIVLTSGTTGTPKGAPRPTPKSLILPGSLVGRIPFKGGETTVIGPPIFHALGLAHVVLGVGLGSTLVLRRKFDPEQALRDLAEHRASAFISVPIMLTRMLEVDPAVRESLDLSALRIVFVGGSQLGGELCRRTTKAFGPVVYNLYGSTEVAYATVATPEELAIAPDCVGRSPRGTTVRLYDEQRELITEPHVTGRIFVSNGFAFEGYTGGGGKEVIDGHMATGDVGHVDEHGLLFIDGRDDDMIVSGGENVFPAEVEELLHSHPKVAEASVIGVDDETFGKRLRAFVALLPGEEATEEEFKSLVKENLARYKVPREVVFLDTLPRNPTGKVLKRKLAEYEA; encoded by the coding sequence ATGGCCGCCGTGACCGACCTCCTCGCCCGCGTCCCCGCCCCCGCCGCCCGCGTGGCGACCCGGATCGGGAACGAGCTGTTCTACGCGAACCGCCTGCGCGAGGTAGGGATGCTCCACCCCCAGCCGCCGCACAAGACCGCCAAGGCCGTCTCCTGCTATCTGCGCTACGGGCTGCTCGGCGGCTCGATCGCCGCGGTCGCGCAGCGCGTCCCCGACGCGATCGCGATCCGCGACGAGCGCGGCGAGATGACCTACGCCGAGCTCGACGCCGCCTCCAACGCACTGGCCAACCACTTCCGCGAGCGCGGCCTCGGCCCCGGCGACGGCGTGGCGCTCCTCGCCCGCAACCACCGCGGCTTCGTCATCGCGCTGTTCGCCGGCGCGAAGGCGGGCGTGCGGCTCGTGCTGCTGAACACGGACTTCGCCGGCCCGCAGATCCGCGAGGTCGCCGGGCGCGAGGGCACCGACCTGCTGATCCACGACGACGAGTACTCGGCGTTCCTCGAGGGCCTCGAGCCGCGCGCCGGCCGCCTGCGCGCGTGGACCGACGAGCCCGCCGACGACACGATCGACGCGGTCGTCGCCCGCTCCTCCACCGCCCCGCCGCCGCGGGTCGGCGCCGCCGCGAAGCTCATCGTGCTGACCAGCGGGACGACCGGCACGCCCAAGGGCGCGCCGCGGCCGACGCCGAAGTCGCTGATCCTGCCGGGCTCGCTCGTCGGCCGCATCCCCTTCAAGGGCGGCGAGACGACGGTCATCGGGCCGCCGATCTTCCACGCGCTCGGCCTCGCCCACGTCGTCCTGGGCGTCGGCCTCGGCTCGACGCTCGTGCTGCGCCGCAAGTTCGACCCGGAGCAGGCCCTGCGCGACCTGGCCGAGCACCGGGCCTCCGCGTTCATCTCGGTGCCGATCATGCTCACGCGGATGCTCGAGGTCGATCCCGCAGTCCGCGAGAGCCTCGACCTCAGCGCCCTGCGGATCGTGTTCGTCGGCGGGTCGCAGCTCGGCGGCGAGCTCTGCCGCCGCACGACGAAGGCGTTCGGGCCCGTCGTCTACAACCTGTACGGCTCGACCGAGGTCGCCTACGCGACGGTCGCCACCCCCGAGGAGCTCGCGATCGCCCCGGACTGCGTGGGGCGCTCGCCGCGCGGCACGACCGTCCGGCTCTACGACGAGCAGCGCGAGCTCATCACCGAGCCGCACGTCACCGGCCGGATCTTCGTCAGCAACGGCTTCGCGTTCGAGGGCTACACCGGCGGCGGCGGCAAGGAGGTCATCGACGGGCACATGGCGACCGGCGACGTCGGCCACGTCGACGAGCACGGCCTGCTGTTCATCGACGGCCGCGACGACGACATGATCGTCTCGGGCGGCGAGAACGTCTTCCCGGCCGAGGTCGAGGAGCTGCTGCACTCGCACCCGAAGGTCGCGGAGGCGTCGGTGATCGGCGTCGACGACGAGACGTTCGGCAAGCGACTGCGCGCGTTCGTCGCGCTGCTGCCCGGCGAGGAGGCCACCGAGGAGGAGTTCAAGAGCCTCGTGAAGGAGAACCTCGCGCGCTACAAGGTGCCCCGCGAGGTCGTCTTCCTCGACACGCTGCCGCGCAACCCGACCGGCAAGGTCCTCAAGCGCAAGCTCGCCGAGTACGAGGCCTGA
- a CDS encoding SAM-dependent methyltransferase — MPDRYELLDRALQRDLIPDPVLRLGSRYGAWDRVRRERRGGIEAQDQRLRELVAHKSTGPIAEATQEANEQHYELPADFIGLILGPRRKYSGCLWADGVQTLAQAEEAMLRLTCERAQVRDGMTILDLGCGWGSLSLWLAEQYPNATILGVSNSHGQREYIEGIAREKGFTNLEIQTCDVNVFATDRRFDRVMSIEMFEHMRNWKELLRRVSTWLEPEGKLFIHVFSQRQVPYLFEGTWAAERFFTAGLMPSHELLLHFQDDLVVRDRWVVDGRHYAKTLVAWLANLDGRRDEALRILETVFPPDRARVVLGGWRLFLISTDEIWKWRHGNEWLVSHYLLEPRTA, encoded by the coding sequence ATGCCTGACCGCTACGAGCTGCTCGATCGCGCGCTGCAGCGCGACCTCATCCCCGACCCCGTGCTGCGCCTGGGCTCCCGCTACGGCGCCTGGGACCGCGTCCGCCGCGAGCGCCGCGGCGGCATCGAGGCGCAGGACCAGCGGCTGCGCGAGCTCGTCGCGCACAAGTCCACCGGCCCGATCGCCGAGGCGACGCAGGAGGCCAACGAGCAGCACTACGAGCTGCCGGCCGACTTCATCGGCCTGATCCTCGGGCCGCGGCGCAAGTACAGCGGCTGCCTGTGGGCCGACGGCGTGCAGACGCTCGCGCAGGCCGAGGAGGCGATGCTGCGGCTGACCTGCGAGCGCGCCCAGGTCCGCGACGGGATGACGATCCTCGACCTCGGGTGCGGCTGGGGCTCGCTGTCGCTGTGGCTCGCCGAGCAGTACCCGAACGCCACGATCCTCGGCGTCTCGAACTCGCACGGCCAGCGCGAGTACATCGAGGGCATCGCCCGCGAGAAGGGCTTCACGAACCTCGAGATCCAGACCTGCGACGTGAACGTCTTCGCGACCGACCGGCGGTTCGACCGCGTGATGTCGATCGAGATGTTCGAGCACATGCGCAACTGGAAGGAGCTGCTGCGCCGCGTCAGCACGTGGCTGGAGCCCGAGGGCAAGCTGTTCATCCACGTGTTCAGCCAGCGGCAGGTCCCGTACCTGTTCGAGGGCACGTGGGCGGCCGAGCGGTTCTTCACCGCCGGGCTGATGCCCAGCCACGAGCTGCTGCTGCACTTCCAGGACGACCTCGTCGTGCGCGACCGCTGGGTCGTCGACGGCCGGCACTACGCCAAGACGCTCGTCGCCTGGCTGGCGAACCTCGACGGCCGCCGCGACGAGGCGCTGCGAATCCTCGAGACCGTCTTCCCGCCCGACCGCGCCCGGGTCGTCCTCGGGGGCTGGCGGCTGTTCCTCATCTCGACCGATGAGATCTGGAAGTGGCGACACGGAAACGAGTGGCTCGTGAGCCACTACCTCCTCGAGCCCCGTACCGCCTGA
- a CDS encoding TlpA family protein disulfide reductase has protein sequence MRTKLLIAVGLVALVALVAVGLSQTGSDNAAPSQDELRYSPSQIEQELTGSPAPLAAIHEQSSQLLGGGRDAVEQRLAALREAGTPVIVNKWASWCGPCRAEFPHFQNLSVEFGKRVAFLGLNSGDNDGDAREFLGDFPVSYPSYKDPNEKAALDLGVSAAYPATIFFDARGEKVFTKQGLYADEADLAADIRRYALGG, from the coding sequence ATGCGCACCAAGCTCCTGATCGCCGTGGGACTAGTGGCGCTCGTCGCCCTCGTCGCCGTCGGGCTCTCGCAGACGGGCAGTGACAACGCCGCGCCGTCGCAGGACGAGCTGCGCTACTCGCCGTCCCAGATCGAGCAGGAGCTGACCGGGTCCCCGGCGCCGCTGGCGGCGATCCACGAGCAGTCCTCGCAGCTGCTCGGCGGGGGCCGCGACGCGGTCGAGCAGCGCCTCGCCGCCCTGCGCGAGGCCGGCACCCCGGTGATCGTGAACAAGTGGGCGTCGTGGTGCGGTCCGTGCCGCGCCGAGTTCCCGCACTTCCAGAACCTGTCGGTGGAGTTCGGCAAGCGGGTCGCCTTCCTGGGCCTGAACTCCGGGGACAACGACGGCGACGCGCGCGAGTTCCTCGGCGACTTCCCCGTGAGCTACCCCAGCTACAAGGACCCGAACGAGAAGGCGGCGCTCGACCTCGGCGTGAGCGCCGCCTACCCGGCCACCATCTTCTTCGACGCCCGCGGCGAGAAGGTCTTCACGAAGCAGGGCCTCTACGCCGACGAAGCCGACCTCGCGGCCGACATCCGGCGCTACGCGCTCGGCGGCTGA
- a CDS encoding DUF1295 domain-containing protein — translation MGTVLIAAAASVAVLMLGTWLLSLRLKDVSIVDPVWGFAYVVVAAAAFLAGDGDDGRRLLLLVIVGLWGLRLGLYLTRRKLHEKGEDYRYVEMREKHGDRFPLVSLGMVFGLQGVLVLLVSLPVTAAAAQDDAVGALAIAGVALWAVGLFFEAVGDAQLARFKADPANKGKVMDRGLWRYTRHPNYFGDFCVWWGIYLVALESGAWWTVVGPLIMTQLLTKTSGKERLEKTIGSRREGYAEYVERTSGFFPLPPRSGLARRT, via the coding sequence ATGGGCACCGTCCTGATCGCCGCCGCCGCCTCGGTCGCCGTGCTGATGCTCGGCACCTGGCTGCTGTCCCTGCGGCTGAAGGACGTGTCGATCGTCGACCCCGTCTGGGGCTTCGCGTACGTCGTGGTCGCCGCGGCCGCGTTCCTCGCCGGTGACGGCGACGACGGCCGTCGGCTGCTGCTGCTCGTGATCGTCGGGCTCTGGGGCCTGCGGCTCGGGCTCTACCTCACGCGGCGCAAGCTGCACGAGAAGGGCGAGGACTACCGCTACGTCGAGATGCGCGAGAAGCACGGGGACCGCTTCCCGCTCGTGAGCCTCGGCATGGTGTTCGGCCTCCAGGGCGTGCTCGTCCTGCTCGTGTCGCTGCCGGTCACCGCGGCCGCCGCGCAGGACGACGCGGTCGGCGCGCTCGCGATCGCGGGCGTGGCGCTGTGGGCCGTCGGGCTGTTCTTCGAGGCGGTCGGGGACGCGCAGCTCGCGCGCTTCAAGGCCGACCCGGCGAACAAGGGCAAGGTCATGGACCGAGGTCTGTGGCGCTACACGCGCCACCCCAACTACTTCGGGGACTTCTGCGTGTGGTGGGGCATCTACCTCGTGGCGCTCGAGAGCGGCGCGTGGTGGACCGTCGTCGGCCCGCTGATCATGACCCAGCTGCTGACGAAGACCTCCGGCAAGGAGCGCCTGGAGAAGACGATCGGCTCGCGCCGCGAGGGCTACGCCGAGTACGTCGAGCGCACGAGCGGCTTCTTCCCGCTGCCGCCCCGATCGGGCCTGGCGCGTCGCACGTAG
- a CDS encoding DEAD/DEAH box helicase: MADSTIVASEAAALPDSRRVAQAEELTRERFIHEGETPEVALAPGTARRRALDAALLEVDAGRSTPSTKWRRRYSLLLGLERVLSDDEPRLADGTLLNPHQVDALAGTLTALLATAQSADLGADEADEIEVAAPVFAVDDHAEAEARAAAAALEQELEGYDIDDAFALDEDDEDDHAAAKSEDEDDAADEDVDEDIDRVALDDPNAHKRFWFEHATGAGKTVAAMGFVAATRTGGVLILTHRRNLVDQFLGELRTRGYGDRESPPLLGGDGVEAGNGPVTVETYQWFVRNAGRISPAYTVVICDEAHTALGEKTSQAIREWTGPVFIGMTATGALIARHVTDLFPTQTSRFDLAQAARRGVIAPLRCLRIPPGVGVKTIAKVPLRKGDVDVEFDQDLLAELLDQLPFNMAIADLYKTRFNGVPGVVYAAGVRHASNVAEAFRDAGIKAEAVSGETKKRDLAEILARYERGDIDVLVNAQLLAEGWNSPRATVCMHLAPTASKRIYQQRVGRVTRRHPGKEAGVVVDFVAPATRHDDPVVTLHSLLDRDVYRGGAIVVGPVRRGRGRRVRVERRVIPVCAEEARRHEVFERELWRIAVEHLEWGEQHMWAALAGARVQSGGWRRARAMLHFDRTGELKRQFLVNTVKRNASSQLRIRALQEIAASRDPEAFDVAHDEVGTWARDARREGTKVLLQALTEKRIGRRDQNNAWIWRLAEYTRELHEEYAVQRWPETKRLLGLLVNSAGGAHARNARRLVQVAKTKDRRLSAAILAAAVAHTPEAESVLRDARTRMSRKPSALSRELLRNFPKAKRGRRRRKKKGAGGAEAAAAPEAVAAATVESGPDVVDLIADAAATLPKARRSAKPVAPVEAPAADGDQDADGLPLRSRQPRRPVKVTNEQPEVEPPKPDRSADGTVVQRPVALRKVTITPDEDEQPTPRRRSGSRRRKGAAKDAAAEAPAATEEAPTSKRARRRRAKSSAQADAAEPETGASSPDPAETPATRTTAKRKAAASGGEDAPAPASRRRATQASDGDAPAPARKAATKASDGDAPAPATRKRATKKTDGDAPARARKAAAKATDGDAPASATRRRATKKTDGDAPAPVKARATKAAAPAADADAEALRRKRSEAAKKAAATRKANAARKAAEAAAAATDG, from the coding sequence ATGGCCGACTCCACGATCGTGGCCTCCGAGGCCGCTGCCCTTCCCGATTCCCGCCGCGTGGCGCAGGCGGAGGAGCTGACCCGCGAGCGCTTCATCCACGAGGGCGAGACGCCCGAGGTCGCGCTCGCACCCGGCACCGCGCGCCGCCGGGCGCTCGACGCGGCACTGCTGGAGGTCGACGCCGGACGGAGCACCCCGTCGACGAAGTGGCGGCGCCGCTACTCGCTGCTGCTCGGCCTCGAGCGCGTGCTGTCCGACGACGAGCCGCGCCTGGCCGACGGCACGCTGCTGAACCCGCACCAGGTCGACGCGCTGGCCGGCACGCTGACCGCGCTGCTCGCGACGGCCCAGAGCGCCGACCTCGGGGCCGACGAGGCCGACGAGATCGAGGTCGCCGCCCCGGTCTTCGCGGTCGACGACCACGCCGAGGCGGAGGCGCGCGCGGCCGCCGCGGCGCTCGAGCAGGAGCTCGAGGGCTACGACATCGACGACGCGTTCGCGCTCGACGAGGACGACGAGGACGACCACGCCGCCGCGAAGTCCGAGGACGAGGACGACGCCGCCGACGAGGACGTCGACGAGGACATCGACCGCGTCGCGCTCGACGACCCCAACGCGCACAAGCGGTTCTGGTTCGAGCACGCCACGGGCGCCGGCAAGACGGTCGCCGCGATGGGGTTCGTCGCCGCCACCCGCACCGGCGGCGTCCTGATCCTCACGCACCGCCGCAACCTCGTCGACCAGTTCCTCGGCGAGCTGCGCACCCGCGGCTACGGCGACCGCGAGTCGCCGCCGCTGCTCGGGGGCGACGGCGTCGAGGCGGGAAACGGGCCGGTCACGGTCGAGACCTATCAGTGGTTCGTGCGCAACGCGGGCCGCATCTCGCCCGCCTACACGGTCGTCATCTGCGACGAGGCCCACACCGCGCTGGGCGAGAAGACCTCGCAGGCGATCCGCGAGTGGACCGGCCCGGTCTTCATCGGCATGACCGCGACGGGCGCGCTGATCGCCCGCCACGTCACCGACCTCTTCCCGACGCAGACCTCCCGCTTCGACCTCGCGCAGGCCGCGCGCCGCGGCGTCATCGCGCCGCTGCGCTGCCTGCGGATCCCGCCCGGCGTCGGGGTGAAGACGATCGCGAAGGTGCCGCTGCGCAAGGGCGACGTCGACGTCGAGTTCGACCAGGACCTCCTCGCCGAGCTGCTGGACCAGCTGCCGTTCAACATGGCGATCGCCGACCTCTACAAGACGCGCTTCAACGGCGTCCCCGGGGTCGTCTACGCGGCGGGCGTGCGCCACGCGTCCAACGTCGCCGAGGCCTTCCGCGACGCCGGCATCAAGGCCGAGGCGGTCTCCGGCGAGACGAAGAAGCGCGACCTCGCCGAGATCCTCGCCCGCTACGAGCGCGGGGACATCGACGTCCTCGTCAACGCGCAGCTGCTCGCCGAGGGCTGGAACTCCCCGCGCGCGACCGTCTGCATGCACCTGGCGCCGACCGCGTCCAAGCGCATCTACCAGCAGCGCGTCGGCCGCGTCACGCGCCGCCATCCGGGCAAGGAGGCCGGGGTCGTCGTCGACTTCGTCGCGCCCGCCACCCGCCACGACGACCCGGTCGTCACCCTGCACTCGCTGCTGGACCGCGACGTCTACCGCGGCGGCGCGATCGTCGTCGGCCCGGTGCGCCGCGGCCGCGGTCGGCGCGTGCGCGTCGAGCGCCGCGTCATCCCCGTGTGCGCCGAGGAGGCCCGCCGCCACGAGGTCTTCGAGCGCGAGCTCTGGCGGATCGCCGTCGAGCACCTCGAGTGGGGCGAGCAGCACATGTGGGCCGCGCTGGCCGGGGCGCGCGTGCAGTCCGGCGGCTGGCGCCGCGCCCGGGCGATGCTCCACTTCGATCGCACCGGCGAGCTCAAGCGCCAGTTCCTCGTCAACACGGTCAAGCGCAACGCCTCCTCGCAGCTGCGGATCCGCGCGCTGCAGGAGATCGCCGCCTCGCGCGACCCGGAGGCGTTCGACGTCGCGCACGACGAGGTCGGCACCTGGGCCCGCGACGCGCGCCGCGAGGGCACGAAGGTGCTGCTGCAGGCGCTGACCGAGAAGCGCATCGGCCGTCGCGACCAGAACAACGCCTGGATCTGGCGGCTGGCGGAGTACACGCGCGAGCTGCACGAGGAGTACGCCGTCCAGCGCTGGCCGGAGACGAAGCGGCTGCTCGGCCTGCTCGTCAACTCGGCCGGTGGTGCGCACGCGCGCAACGCGCGGCGGCTGGTCCAGGTCGCCAAGACGAAGGACCGCCGCCTGAGCGCCGCGATCCTCGCCGCTGCGGTGGCCCACACGCCCGAGGCGGAGTCGGTGCTGCGTGACGCGCGGACGCGGATGTCGCGCAAGCCCAGCGCCCTGTCGCGCGAGCTGCTGCGCAACTTCCCCAAGGCCAAGCGCGGCCGGCGGCGCCGCAAGAAGAAGGGTGCGGGCGGCGCGGAGGCGGCTGCGGCGCCCGAGGCGGTCGCCGCGGCGACCGTCGAGTCCGGGCCCGACGTCGTCGACCTGATCGCCGACGCGGCCGCGACGCTGCCGAAGGCCCGCCGCAGCGCGAAGCCCGTCGCGCCCGTCGAGGCGCCCGCCGCCGACGGCGACCAGGACGCGGACGGCCTGCCGCTGCGCTCGCGCCAGCCCCGGCGGCCCGTGAAGGTCACCAACGAGCAGCCCGAGGTCGAGCCGCCGAAGCCCGACCGCTCGGCGGACGGGACCGTCGTGCAGCGGCCGGTCGCGCTGCGCAAGGTCACGATCACGCCCGACGAGGACGAGCAGCCGACGCCACGGCGCCGGTCCGGGTCGCGCCGGCGCAAGGGCGCCGCCAAGGACGCTGCCGCCGAGGCGCCCGCCGCGACCGAGGAGGCCCCGACGTCCAAGCGCGCCCGGCGGCGCCGCGCGAAGAGCTCCGCGCAGGCGGACGCGGCCGAGCCGGAGACCGGCGCCTCGTCGCCGGACCCCGCCGAGACGCCGGCGACGCGCACGACGGCGAAGCGCAAGGCCGCCGCGTCCGGCGGCGAGGACGCGCCCGCCCCTGCGTCGCGCAGGCGCGCGACGCAGGCGAGCGACGGCGACGCCCCGGCCCCCGCCCGGAAGGCCGCGACGAAGGCGAGCGACGGCGACGCGCCGGCCCCCGCGACGCGCAAGCGCGCGACGAAGAAGACCGACGGTGACGCCCCGGCCCGCGCCCGCAAGGCGGCGGCGAAGGCGACCGACGGTGACGCTCCGGCCTCTGCGACCCGCAGGCGCGCGACGAAGAAGACCGACGGTGACGCTCCGGCCCCCGTGAAGGCGCGCGCGACGAAGGCCGCCGCGCCCGCGGCCGACGCGGACGCCGAGGCGCTGCGCCGCAAGCGCTCCGAGGCCGCGAAGAAGGCCGCGGCCACGCGCAAGGCCAACGCCGCGCGCAAGGCGGCCGAAGCCGCCGCGGCCGCGACCGACGGCTAG
- a CDS encoding acyl-CoA dehydrogenase family protein: MATTAPAPSKRTIFEPEHHDYRESYATFLQREVVPHYPEWEKAQIVPRELFTKCAEHGFLAMEVPEEYGGNGIDDWRFNVVLGEEGVKAGVGDAIGGPLLHTDVVLPYLISSANDEQKGRWFPGIASGEQILAIAMTEPGTGSDLAGIKTSARRDGTDYVINGAKTFITNGINADLVLVAARTSDDKHGGLSMFVVERGMPGFERGKQIEKVGQHASDTAELFFEDVRVPQENLLGAEGSGFLQLVSRLVPERLTLAVTSIAGCEKALDMTLDYVKERKAFGKPIGSNQHIRFTMAELRTEVEMGRCFVDRCIERYVQGTCTVEEAAMAKYVTTDLLCKIADTGVQFHGGYGYTTEYPISKVWLDSRITKIYAGTNEIMKELIGRTMGL; the protein is encoded by the coding sequence ATGGCCACCACCGCCCCCGCCCCGAGCAAGCGCACGATCTTCGAGCCCGAGCACCACGACTACCGCGAGAGCTACGCGACCTTCCTGCAGCGCGAGGTCGTCCCGCACTACCCGGAGTGGGAGAAGGCGCAGATCGTCCCGCGCGAGCTCTTCACGAAGTGCGCCGAGCACGGCTTCCTCGCCATGGAGGTGCCGGAGGAGTACGGCGGCAACGGCATCGACGACTGGCGCTTCAACGTCGTCCTCGGCGAGGAGGGCGTCAAGGCGGGCGTCGGCGACGCGATCGGCGGGCCGCTGCTGCACACCGACGTCGTGCTGCCCTACCTGATCTCGTCCGCCAACGACGAGCAGAAGGGCCGCTGGTTCCCCGGCATCGCGTCCGGCGAGCAGATCCTCGCCATCGCCATGACCGAGCCCGGCACCGGCTCCGACCTCGCGGGCATCAAGACCTCCGCGCGGCGCGACGGCACCGACTACGTCATCAACGGCGCGAAGACCTTCATCACCAACGGCATCAACGCCGACCTCGTGCTCGTCGCCGCGCGCACCAGCGACGACAAGCACGGTGGCCTGTCGATGTTCGTCGTCGAGCGCGGCATGCCGGGCTTCGAGCGCGGCAAGCAGATCGAGAAGGTCGGCCAGCACGCCTCCGACACCGCCGAGCTGTTCTTCGAGGACGTCCGCGTCCCGCAGGAGAACCTGCTGGGCGCGGAGGGCTCCGGCTTCCTGCAGCTCGTCTCGCGGCTCGTGCCCGAGCGCCTGACGCTCGCCGTGACCTCGATCGCCGGCTGCGAGAAGGCGCTCGACATGACGCTCGACTACGTCAAGGAGCGCAAGGCGTTCGGCAAGCCGATCGGCTCCAACCAGCACATCCGCTTCACGATGGCCGAGCTGCGCACCGAGGTCGAGATGGGCCGCTGCTTCGTCGACCGCTGCATCGAGCGGTACGTGCAGGGCACCTGCACCGTCGAGGAGGCCGCGATGGCGAAGTACGTCACCACCGACCTGCTCTGCAAGATCGCGGACACCGGCGTGCAGTTCCACGGCGGCTACGGCTACACCACCGAGTACCCGATCTCGAAGGTCTGGCTGGACTCGCGGATCACGAAGATCTACGCGGGCACCAACGAGATCATGAAGGAGCTCATCGGGCGCACGATGGGCCTCTGA